A section of the Mercenaria mercenaria strain notata unplaced genomic scaffold, MADL_Memer_1 contig_3682, whole genome shotgun sequence genome encodes:
- the LOC123540968 gene encoding uncharacterized protein LOC123540968 isoform X2, producing the protein MDPKFKSTKYVDPNAETQPPEDIDTQEPSGYEYEVFGQQIEGDSEEEYITLSSQTYVDSDAETQLLKDTETVESAKDTVTRETSSYEVCGQKLEDYTEEEFIELSSSPAEGPFVAAEDITSSPSETPYDLTFTAKDTAAGTSATPFSLTLTQLTEFTPLETPGVTQLSLSIPEITTQDLGLKHELTFTSQETQEIEIFLGFT; encoded by the exons ATGGATCCAAAGTTCAAGTCCACTAAGTATGTAGATCCGAATGCGGAGACACAACCGCCAGAAGATATTGACACTCAGGAGCCAAGCGGTTACGAATACGAAGTTTTCGGTCAACAGATTGAGGGAGATTCCGAAGAAGAATATATCACACTAAGCTCTCAAACATATGTAGATTCTGATGCAGAAACGCAACTGCTAAAAGACACTGAGACTGTAGAATCGGCCAAGGACACCGTGACTCGAGAAACAAGCTCTTACGAGGTTTGCGGCCAAAAGCTTGAAGACTATACAGAAGAAGAATTCATTGAGCTAAGCTCTTCA CCTGCAGAGGGTCCTTTTGTTGCAGCGGAAGATATAACTTCAAGTCCAAGTGAAACCCCATATGATCTGACTTTTACAGCCAAAGATACTGCTGCTGGTACAAGCGCCACACCATTCAGTCTGACTTTAACTCAACTCACAGAATTTACACCTTTGGAG ACTCCAGGTGTAACACAGTTGTCACTGTCAATACCAGAAATCACAACACAAGATCTTGGACTGAAGCATGAGCTAACCTTCACATCACAAGAGACACAGGAAATTGAG atttttttggGATTTACTTGA
- the LOC123540968 gene encoding uncharacterized protein LOC123540968 isoform X1 yields MDPKFKSTKYVDPNAETQPPEDIDTQEPSGYEYEVFGQQIEGDSEEEYITLSSQTYVDSDAETQLLKDTETVESAKDTVTRETSSYEVCGQKLEDYTEEEFIELSSSPAEGPFVAAEDITSSPSETPYDLTFTAKDTAAGTSATPFSLTLTQLTEFTPLETPGVTQLSLSIPEITTQDLGLKHELTFTSQETQEIEVSFLCWIYVYAQTVCGAGIVS; encoded by the exons ATGGATCCAAAGTTCAAGTCCACTAAGTATGTAGATCCGAATGCGGAGACACAACCGCCAGAAGATATTGACACTCAGGAGCCAAGCGGTTACGAATACGAAGTTTTCGGTCAACAGATTGAGGGAGATTCCGAAGAAGAATATATCACACTAAGCTCTCAAACATATGTAGATTCTGATGCAGAAACGCAACTGCTAAAAGACACTGAGACTGTAGAATCGGCCAAGGACACCGTGACTCGAGAAACAAGCTCTTACGAGGTTTGCGGCCAAAAGCTTGAAGACTATACAGAAGAAGAATTCATTGAGCTAAGCTCTTCA CCTGCAGAGGGTCCTTTTGTTGCAGCGGAAGATATAACTTCAAGTCCAAGTGAAACCCCATATGATCTGACTTTTACAGCCAAAGATACTGCTGCTGGTACAAGCGCCACACCATTCAGTCTGACTTTAACTCAACTCACAGAATTTACACCTTTGGAG ACTCCAGGTGTAACACAGTTGTCACTGTCAATACCAGAAATCACAACACAAGATCTTGGACTGAAGCATGAGCTAACCTTCACATCACAAGAGACACAGGAAATTGAGGTATCTTTCTTGTGCTGGATTTATGTATATGCACAAACAGTATGTGGTGCAGGCATAGTATCTTAG
- the LOC128553296 gene encoding uncharacterized protein LOC128553296 → MDKHTVMKSFYSLRSKRYVILVCIALFIILKYTRKGTISIVYRPFIESDIYDFGMNEEEHMSYNIKSISDNKNGVNGSTYRDINNEVLNLARKITSFNKTVLVSVINDAYLPFAYSWLCNTKDMEIHKSVLVITTDNESKIKLNRDWPDVSVFHLRLQIPKGDQKYSHVGYVKIMIRRTEIILSLLQANIDILLLEFDYVWFSNPIPGLQKRFGVDMLVNPVSNTGGAIFNGGLLYLFATNRTKALWSKLTEMMRKLERDIKDKPDNKSISEGQNDQTFLSQLIRARYANITTQLLTLDVYADGKWYGMSNAERQKLHPIVISNNWIIGNKNKIIRAKKWNHWFLRPDNTCDMDTVKKIVYSEV, encoded by the exons atggaTAAACATACTGTAATGAAAAGTTTCTACAGTCTACGGTCAAAAAGATATGTAATTTTGGTTTGCATTGCTTTATTCATTATACTGAAATATACAAGGAAAGGAACAATATCTATCGTTTACAGACCTTTTATTGAATCAGATATATATGACTTTGGAATGAATGAAGAGGAACACATGTCATATAATATTAAAAGCATAAGTGATAATAAAAACGGTGTAAATGGTAGCACATATCGTGACATTAACAATGAAGTTCTTAATTTAGCAAGAAAAATTACTTCATTTAATAAGACAGTTTTAGTTAGCGTAATAAATGACGCATATTTACCATTTGCTTATAGCTGGCTTTGTAACACCAAGGACATGGAAATTCATAAATCTGTATTAGTTATTACAACGGATAATGAATCTAAAATTAAGCTCAATAGAGACTGGCCTGATGTGTCAGTCTTCCATTTACGACTTCAAATACCCAAAGGTGATCAGAAATATAGCCACGTTGGTTATGTCAAAATTATGATTCGTAGAAcagaaataattttgtctttattACAGGCAAATATTGACATACTTTTACTAGAATTTGATTACGTTTGGTTTTCAAACCCAATACCTGGCTTACAAAAGCGATTTGGTGTTGATATGTTGGTGAATCCAGTTTCTAATACCGGAGGAGCTATTTTCAATGGcggattactttatctttttGCAACAAACCGTACTAAAGCCCTCTGGTCAAAGCTAACAGAAATGATGCGGAAGCTTGAACGAGATATAAAGGATAAACCAGATAACAAGTCAATTTCCGAAGGGCAAAATGACCAGACATTCCTATCTCAGTTAATTCGTGCAAG GTATGCAAACATTACTACACAACTACTGACCCTAGATGTTTACGCTGATGGTAAATGGTATGGTATGAGTAATGCAGAGAGGCAGAAATTACACCCTATTGTTATCAGCAACAACTGGATAATAG gAAACAAGAATAAAATCATCAGAGCAAAGAAATGGAATCATTGGTTTCTACGTCCTGATAATACATGTGACATGGACACGGTGAAAAAGATTGTGTACTCAGAAGTCTAG